The following are encoded in a window of Rosa chinensis cultivar Old Blush chromosome 4, RchiOBHm-V2, whole genome shotgun sequence genomic DNA:
- the LOC112198228 gene encoding probable bifunctional TENA-E protein → MDVTPKPGVPCRGMTDTWLKKHTLIYTGATRHPFILAIRDGTVDISAFKRWLSQDYIFVRAFVPFVASLVVKAWKKSDDSHGDVEVILSGLASLNDEIDWFKKQASKWGVDLSVVAPQKPTQDYCRFLENLTSPEVDYTVGMMAYWAIETVYQDSFAHCLGEGSKTPPELEEVCQRWGNGGFGNYCSALQSIADWCLLKATDDEVSKAEVTFLRVLEYEVEFWNMSRGIPGY, encoded by the exons ATGGACGTCACACCCAAGCCCGGAGTTCCCTGCCGCGGGATGACCGACACGTGGCTAAAGAAACACACTTTGATCTACACCGGAGCAACCCGACACCCTTTTATCCTCGCCATTCGCGACGGCACCGTCGACATCTCCGCCTTCAAACGGTGGCTG AGCCAGGACTACATATTTGTGAGAGCTTTTGTGCCGTTTGTGGCGAGTTTGGTGGTGAAAGCTTGGAAGAAGTCTGATGATAGTCATGGTGATGTGGAAGTGATACTGAGTGGGCTTGCTTCTTTGAACGATGAGATTGACTGGTTCAAGAAACAAGCCTCCAAATGGGGTGTTGATCTCTCTGTTGTTGCTCCTCAAAAGCCTACCCAGGATTACTGCAG ATTTCTGGAGAATTTGACTAGTCCTGAGGTTGATTACACAGTGGGCATGATGGCCTATTGGGCCATTGAAACTGTGTACCAAGATAGCTTTGCCCATTGCCTGGGGGAGGGCTCCAAAACCCCACCCGAACTAGAAGAGGTTTGTCAAAGATGGGGCAATGGTGGCTTTGGTAACTACTGTTCTGCTCTCCAAAGCATTGCTGACTGGTGTTTGTTGAAGGCCACAGATGATGAGGTGAGTAAAGCTGAAGTGACATTCCTGCGTGTTCTTGAATATGAGGTTGAGTTCTGGAACATGAGCCGTGGGATTCCCGGGTACTAG
- the LOC112200639 gene encoding ubiquitin-conjugating enzyme E2 32: MAEDKYNRKNPAVKRILQEVKEMQSNPSDDFMSLPLEENIFDWQFAIRGPRDTEFEGGIYHGRIQLPAEYPFKPPSFMLLTPNGRFETQTKICLSISNHHPEHWQPSWSVRTALVALIAFMPTHPNGALGSLEYKKEERRTLAVKSRETAPRFGTPERQKIIDEIHEYMLSKAPPVPEINPSPASEEHSSSREGEIDGSSQNAGARVTGEELPNPAADDRIVEEVQEAPLNANPTPEIPRVLNEAPSGGSSRVVQRPEMKVQKPTEDRLFTLAAVGLTIAILVLLLKKFMKSSGHGAVFMDES; this comes from the exons ATGGCGGAAGACAAGTACAACCGGAAGAACCCAGCCGTGAAGCGAATTCTTCAGGAGGTCAAGGAGATGCAATCCAATCCCTCCGACGATTTCATGAGCCTCCCTCTCGAG GAGAATATATTTGACTGGCAATTTGCAATTCGAGGCCCTCGGGATACCGAATTCGAGGGTGGCATTTATCATGGGAGGATTCAATTGCCGGCGGAGTACCCATTCAAGCCTCCTTCCTTCATGTTGTTGACG CCTAATGGTCGTTTTGAAACGCAAACCAAGATTTGCTTAAGCATATCGAATCATCATCCTGAGCACTGGCAGCCATCGTGGAGCG TGCGGACTGCTTTAGTTGCTCTTATTGCATTCATGCCCACCCACCCAAATGGTGCATTGGGTTCACTGGAATACAAAAAGGAAGAAAGGCGTACTCTGGCTGTCAAATCTCGTGAGACAGCCCCAAGATTTGGAACTCCTGAACGTCAGAAGATAATTGATGAG ATTCATGAATATATGCTAAGCAAGGCGCCACCTGTTCCTGAAATAAACCCCTCACCGGCTTCAGAAGAGCATTCTTCAAGCAGGGAAGGTGAGATTGACGGGAGTTCACAAAATGCTGGAGCCAGAGTCACTGGGGAAGAGCTCCCAAACCCAGCAGCAGATGACAGGATTGTTGAAGAAGTACAGGAAGCCCCCCTGAATGCTAACCCCACCCCTGAAATACCAAGGGTGTTGAATGAAGCTCCTTCTGGTGGATCAAGTCGGGTTGTACAAAGGCCAGAAATGAAAGTTCAGAAACCAACTGAAGATCGATTGTTCACATTGGCAGCTGTTGGACTTACCATTGCCATTTTGGTTCTTCTACTGAAGAAGTTTATGAAATCTAGCGGACATGGTGCCGTGTTCATGGACGAGTCTTAG
- the LOC112198261 gene encoding uncharacterized protein LOC112198261 produces the protein MESFGGSGFSAGGCIVRKKRSVVSHKPRLDPLTFSERSNILLRIVHPFGKESLDKNDDSKEKGVHSDGLRSEKRPKKLKLKLRGVTHTIQTKCTVDSSLGGGSSIPKSSCPSDDFKPQPKPLLQDGKPFSSSDGGKGIGVKRKYSLKIDSTLRKEYSLKGKISRESFPDDGEPARKSKRIPRRRVLDVGLSEDGNEDGEIRFLERLNASKVALSKSNQMDGDHGGDIGNCKLPRLRKHGGIKSRSEKMYEDKDYLGEEEELTSDDELQSNGKTLKRGSLSLLLEGPQKSTPTTRNRALQSGIDILTGSGSSVVNPANLLLPAPSRKKKEKISEVDKQSKKAEAAQRRKIQTEKIAREAEAEAIRKILGQDSKKKKREEELKQKRDELSQGRNGSAVTLAPNTVRWVNGPNGTVVTFSDDIGLPNIFSPVPCSYPPPREKCAGPNCTNAYKYRDSKSKLPLCSLHCYRALHGKTQPLIAC, from the exons ATGGAAAGCTTTGGTGGCTCTGGATTTTCTGCTGGAGGATGCATTGTAAGGAAGAAAAGGAGTGTTGTATCGCATAAACCTCGCTTGGATCCACTCACATTTTCTGAGAGGTCTAATATCTTGCTACGAATTGTACATCCCTTTGGCAAAGAAAGCCTTGATAAGAATGATGATAGTAAGGAGAAAGGAGTGCATTCTGATGGACTGCGAAGTGAGAAAAGGCCGAAGAAATTAAAGCTTAAGCTTCGAGGTGTTACTCATACAATCCAAACCAAGTGTACAGTTGATTCTAGTCTTGGTGGTGGCTCTTCCATACCTAAATCCTCATGCCCTTCCGATGACTTCAAACCCCAACCGAAGCCACTTCTCCAG GATGGCAAACCCTTCTCTTCTTCTGATGGAGGCAAAGGCATTGGAGTTAAACGGAAATACTCCTTGAAAATTGACTCTACTTTGAGAAAGGAGTATTCTTTGAAAGGTAAAATCTCCAGGGAAAGTTTTCCTGACGATGGTGAACCAGCTCGTAAGAGCAAGAGGATTCCTAGGAGACGTGTCTTGGATGTGGGACTTAGTGAAGATGGTAATGAAGATGGTGAAATTCGATTCCTTGAAAGACTAAATGCTTCTAAGGTTGCTCTTTCAAAGAGCAATCAAATGGATGGCGATCATGGAGGTGATATTGGAAACTGTAAATTACCAAGGCTGCGGAAACATGGTGGAATAAAGTCAAGATCAGAAAAAATGTACGAGGATAAAGACTAtttgggagaagaagaagaactgacaTCTGATGATGAACTTCAATCTAATGGGAAGACACTGAAAAGGGGATCTCTTAGTTTACTTCTGGAAGGGCCGCAAAAGTCCACACCCACCACCCGTAACCGGGCCCTTCAGTCTGGGATAGATATCTTAACTGGTTCTGGTTCAAGCGTTGTTAACCCTGCAAATCTGTTGCTTCCTGCCCCATCTAGAA aaaagaaggagaaaatctCTGAAGTGGATAAGCAATCAAAGAAAGCCGAGGCTGCACAGAGACGTAAAATACAAACAGAGAAGATAGCTAGAGAAGCTGAG GCTGAGGCAATCAGAAAGATACTTGGTCAAgattcgaagaagaagaagagggaagaagaaCTGAAGCAGAAGAGGGATGAATTGTCACAG GGGAGGAATGGCAGTGCTGTCACACTGGCACCAAACACTGTCCGATGGGTCAATGGTCCTAATGGAACGGTTGTTACATTCTCTGATGATATTGGTCTGCCGAACATTTTCAGTCCAGTGCCCTGCAG CTACCCTCCCCCACGTGAAAAATGTGCTGGTCCAAATTGTACAAATGCATACAAGTATCGGGATTCTAAGTCCAAGCTCCCCCTTTGCAGTCTCCACTGCTACAGGGCATTGCACGGAAAGACGCAGCCTCTAATTGCTTGTTGA
- the LOC112200559 gene encoding pectinesterase inhibitor 6 — protein sequence MDPLNNYCQILFNILLFFFVFCLSSAEAACPPKNPYLTYLFPSPAPDCQPSVRPSKPTPPSAIPALSLPSSNLKPRLRQIFPSSLQPPVASPRPQNSAPTASFPSPSYLSSFFPRPLSGSTKTSPRSNLFMQSRQLSAASSPSPAAVDPAAKQLCNNTNYTDLCISSILPFLSARGKTSIDAITMLQMVIKACSIHAQMALAAASKYSTEPNNAHRTTMAIMECKDMYSEALDGLQTALDAIPDKDIATINTMLSGVISDAQTCEDGFEGHKSPLSDFDDKLRKMGSNCLAIASLIKW from the coding sequence ATGGATCCCCTCAATAACTATTGTCAAATACTTTTCAACattcttttgttcttcttcGTCTTTTGCTTGAGTTCTGCAGAAGCCGCATGCCCGCCAAAGAATCCATACTTGACTTATCTATTTCCCTCTCCAGCTCCAGACTGTCAACCATCTGTTCGCCCATCTAAGCCAACTCCTCCGTCAGCAATCCCAGCCTTATCTCTACCATCTTCAAATCTTAAACCACGGCTGCGGCAAATATTTCCTTCATCTCTTCAACCACCAGTGGCCTCCCCTCGGCCTCAAAACTCCGCTCCTACAGCCAGTTTTCCCTCACCATCATACTTGTCATCGTTTTTCCCTCGTCCTTTATCTGGTTCCACCAAAACAAGCCCACGGAGCAACCTCTTTATGCAATCACGCCAGCTGAGTGCAGCCTCATCGCCATCACCAGCAGCTGTGGATCCAGCCGCTAAACAGCTATGTAACAACACCAACTACACGGATCTTTGCATTTCATCTATTCTCCCTTTCCTTTCAGCACGAGGAAAGACATCTATAGATGCCATTACGATGCTCCAGATGGTGATAAAGGCTTGCTCCATACACGCCCAGATGGCCCTGGCAGCTGCGTCAAAATACTCCACGGAGCCAAACAATGCCCACCGAACGACCATGGCAATCATGGAGTGCAAGGATATGTATAGTGAGGCGTTGGATGGCCTTCAAACTGCATTGGATGCGATTCCGGACAAAGACATTGCCACTATTAACACTATGCTTAGCGGGGTAATTAGTGATGCACAGACATGTGAGGATGGTTTTGAAGGACATAAATCTCCACTTAGTGATTTTGATGATAAACTTCGTAAGATGGGCAGCAATTGCCTTGCCATTGCTTCTTTGATAAAGTGGTGA
- the LOC112200560 gene encoding universal stress protein PHOS32 — MEAERRIGVAVDFSPCSRAALKWAVDNVARKGDHLILVIVRPEQVYEHGEMQLWGVTGSPLIPLVEFSDVHIMNKYEVKPDPETVDIITTAASQKEITVLVKIYWGDAREKIIEAVDKIPLSFLVMGNRGLGKLKRAIMGSVSNYVVNNAHCPVTVVKSDA, encoded by the exons atggAGGCAGAAAGAAGAATCGGAGTAGCGGTGGATTTCTCGCCGTGCAGCAGAGCAGCCCTGAAATGGGCCGTCGACAACGTCGCCCGGAAAGGGGATCACCTCATCCTGGTCATCGTCCGCCCCGAACAGGTTTACGAGCACGGTGAGATGCAGCTCTGGGGAGTCACCGGGTCTC CTTTGATTCCTCTGGTGGAGTTCTCTGATGTTCATATTATGAACAAGTATGAAGTGAAGCCTGACCCGGAGACCGTGGATATAATCACCACTGCAGCTAGCCAGAAAGAG ATCACGGTGCTGGTGAAGATCTACTGGGGTGATGCCCGTGAGAAGATTATTGAGGCCGTTGATAAGATTCCCTTGAGCTTCCTTGTGATGGGAAACAGAGGGCTTGGCAAGCTTAAGAG GGCTATTATGGGCAGTGTGAGCAACTATGTGGTAAACAATGCGCATTGTCCTGTTACTGTAGTCAAGAGTGATGCCTAA
- the LOC112199482 gene encoding UPF0481 protein At3g47200 translates to MNQIEILKNMESSSRSEGQSQTKDHISLEISPENGELVSHIKEKMEDIAVSVSIFTVPNEKKCAPDFVSIGPLHYKQVRDSKVSEDDKWRYCYALLSRKPNLGGSLDTCVKALKQMEHKARRCYSEDIKVPSDEFVQLMLIDSCFIIELFLKYSYKSLRSRRDPIFNRPGMLIDLRCNMVLLENQIPFFVIQRLFQLVPLPTQCTESLGELATRFFKYLIPGEYHREQEGYHLLDLIRHCILPTHPQLQSTGKKTPDYLDCAKKLKQAGVKFQCATAVHSFLDIKFTNGVFKMPPLLVHHCTETLLKNLIALEARHIGDDPVQHVTSYAYLLRCLIVSEKDVKLLRRKQILVHEEDKDEEVFKVLKKLCDQIDVKDFYYVRLFDDVGEFVKRTKKQKLKSKYHLNTPSAVTVLVVAILALLLTFVGAFFSILTFARHHV, encoded by the coding sequence ATGAAtcaaattgagattttaaaaaaCATGGAAAGCAGTAGCAGATCAGAGGGACAGTCACAAACCAAAGACCACATCTCTCTAGAAATCTCTCCTGAAAATGGTGAACTTGTATCTCATATCAAAGAAAAGATGGAAGACATTGCTGTATCAGTGTCTATCTTCACTGTCCCTAACGAAAAAAAATGTGCCCCGGATTTTGTCTCCATTGGCCCTTTGCACTATAAACAAGTACGTGATAGCAAAGTCTCTGAAGATGATAAGTGGCGCTACTGCTATGCACTCCTCAGTCGAAAACCAAATCTAGGAGGAAGCCTTGACACCTGCGTGAAAGCCCTAAAACAAATGGAGCACAAGGCACGAAGATGCTACAGTGAAGACATCAAAGTCCCTAGTGATGAATTTGTGCAGTTGATGCTAATTGACAGCTGCTTCATCATTGAGCTATTTCTCAAGTATTCATACAAGAGCCTTAGGTCTCGCCGTGATCCCATCTTCAATAGGCCTGGTATGCTCATAGACTTGAGATGTAACATGGTGTTACtcgaaaaccaaattcccttctTTGTTATTCAGAGGTTATTTCAATTAGTACCACTTCCAACACAATGTACCGAGTCCCTCGGCGAACTTGCTACACGTTTCTTCAAGTACCTTATACCAGGAGAGTATCATCGCGAGCAAGAAGGTTATCATTTACTCGATCTAATTCGACACTGCATCCTCCCAACACATCCTCAGCTACAATCGACAGGCAAGAAAACTCCGGACTACTTGGATTGCGCAAAGAAGCTAAAACAAGCCGGTGTTAAGTTCCAGTGTGCCACCGCAGTACACAGTTTCTTGGACATCAAGTTTACTAATGGTGTGTTCAAAATGCCACCCCTTTTAGTCCATCACTGTACCGAAACACTCCTCAAGAACCTCATTGCACTCGAGGCGCGTCACATTGGGGATGATCCGGTGCAGCATGTCACATCTTACGCATACCTACTGCGGTGCCTAATCGTTTCCGAGAAAGATGTGAAATTGCTGCGGCGAAAACAGATTCTTGTGCATGAGGAGGATAAGGACGAGGAGGTTTTTAAAGTGTTGAAGAAGTTGTGCGATCAGATCGATGTGAAGGATTTTTACTATGTGAGGCTTTTCGATGATGTCGGTGAATTCGTGAAGAGAACGAAGAAGCAAAAGTTGAAGAGCAAATACCATCTCAACACTCCTTCGGCCGTTACGGTGCTTGTTGTTGCCATTTTGGCTCTTCTCCTCACATTTGTTGGAGCTTTTTTTTCTATACTCACATTCGCTCGCCACCATGTTTAG